Proteins encoded by one window of Blastopirellula marina:
- a CDS encoding 4'-phosphopantetheinyl transferase family protein: MIQLSTKPFPLPRPMRQLEIAQTELHLWRISLEEGLSGVDQLHKQLSEAEQLRASKFFRENQAQQFVVFHAALRDILSRYLDVDPAEITYEAGEFGKPNIIQGQAGQIRFNLTHSEELAVVAVSLGAEVGVDIERIRKVRSFASMLERCLSDSERKDICAYQEADRFHQFLRFWTHKEAYLKTIGVGLRAPLDRLTLDLQAPESRKVVNHFDFFPQAPTVRLMELAPCEGFVGAVGSTHEDSPEIKTFGWVSGR; the protein is encoded by the coding sequence ATGATTCAACTTTCCACGAAGCCGTTTCCCCTGCCGCGTCCGATGCGTCAGCTGGAGATCGCTCAAACGGAACTGCACCTGTGGCGGATTTCGCTTGAGGAAGGTCTGTCGGGCGTCGATCAACTGCATAAGCAGCTTTCCGAAGCCGAACAGCTGCGGGCCTCGAAGTTCTTTCGCGAAAACCAGGCTCAGCAATTCGTCGTATTTCACGCCGCTCTGCGGGATATTTTGTCCCGCTACTTAGATGTCGATCCGGCGGAAATCACCTATGAAGCTGGCGAATTTGGCAAACCGAACATCATTCAGGGCCAGGCAGGCCAAATCCGCTTCAATTTGACCCACTCTGAAGAGCTGGCAGTAGTTGCCGTTTCGCTGGGAGCGGAAGTTGGGGTCGACATCGAACGTATCCGCAAAGTCCGCAGTTTTGCCAGTATGCTCGAGCGATGCCTTTCCGACTCGGAACGCAAAGACATCTGTGCCTACCAGGAAGCGGATCGATTCCACCAGTTTCTTCGGTTCTGGACCCACAAAGAGGCCTATTTGAAGACCATCGGGGTCGGGCTGCGTGCCCCCCTGGATCGCTTAACGCTTGATCTTCAGGCCCCGGAGTCGCGCAAGGTCGTAAACCATTTCGACTTCTTTCCCCAGGCTCCAACCGTTCGGTTGATGGAACTTGCGCCATGTGAAGGGTTTGTAGGGGCTGTTGGGTCGACTCATGAAGACTCGCCAGAGATCAAAACGTTCGGTTGGGTCAGTGGTCGATAA
- a CDS encoding WD40 repeat domain-containing protein produces the protein MPVFRLWLAILLLSPAFAMAEEAATDSTDQVSYYRDVRPIFQGNCQGCHQPAKRGGDYLMTDHQSLLSGGESGSAAVVAGDPAASSLIELITPADGKAEMPKGKPPLAESDRKIILNWILQGAKDDTPDSAKEKYDAEHPPSYVRPPVLTGVAFSPDGSLLAVSGYHEVLLQKADGSGIAGRLVGMSERIESLAFSPDGTQLAVAGGSPGRLGELQVWNVADQKLAYSVPVSYDNVYGASWSPDGKLIAIGCGDKSVRAFEASSGKQVFFNGAHEDWALDTVFSKDGSHLVSVSRDMAVKLYEVKTQRFVDNVTSITPGALKGGINAVARHPDEDQVLIGGADGVPKIYRLFREKARKIGDDFNKIKDFPEMPGRIYDVAFTSDAAKAVACSSLDGVGHVHVFNVADGKKVLELEGPLHAVYSISISPDNKRIAVVGFDGEVLLYDLETGKQLKQFPAVPITTQTASNQ, from the coding sequence ATGCCTGTTTTTCGTCTATGGCTGGCCATTCTGCTTCTTTCCCCGGCGTTCGCCATGGCGGAAGAAGCGGCTACTGATTCCACTGATCAAGTCAGCTACTACCGCGACGTGCGCCCCATATTCCAGGGCAACTGCCAAGGTTGCCACCAACCAGCGAAACGGGGAGGGGATTACCTGATGACCGATCACCAGTCGCTGCTAAGTGGTGGTGAATCAGGCTCGGCCGCTGTCGTGGCTGGCGATCCGGCGGCAAGCTCGCTGATCGAATTGATTACACCCGCAGACGGCAAAGCCGAGATGCCCAAAGGCAAGCCGCCACTTGCCGAATCAGATCGGAAGATCATCCTGAACTGGATCCTCCAGGGAGCCAAAGACGATACGCCCGATTCAGCGAAGGAGAAATACGACGCCGAGCATCCCCCCAGTTACGTCCGTCCACCGGTGCTTACCGGCGTGGCCTTTTCGCCAGATGGAAGCCTGTTGGCCGTTTCTGGTTATCACGAAGTTCTGCTGCAGAAAGCCGATGGTAGTGGAATCGCCGGCCGCCTGGTCGGCATGTCGGAACGAATCGAGTCGCTGGCGTTCTCCCCGGATGGTACCCAGTTGGCTGTCGCAGGCGGTTCCCCTGGTCGACTAGGCGAACTGCAAGTCTGGAATGTGGCCGATCAGAAGCTGGCATATTCGGTTCCCGTATCGTACGACAACGTCTACGGTGCAAGCTGGTCCCCCGATGGCAAGTTGATCGCGATCGGCTGCGGAGATAAGTCGGTTCGCGCCTTCGAGGCGAGCAGCGGAAAACAAGTCTTCTTCAATGGTGCCCATGAAGACTGGGCGCTGGACACCGTCTTCTCGAAAGATGGTAGCCACTTGGTTTCGGTCAGTCGCGATATGGCCGTGAAGCTGTACGAAGTAAAGACGCAGCGTTTTGTCGACAATGTCACCAGCATCACTCCCGGTGCTTTGAAGGGAGGGATCAACGCGGTTGCCCGCCACCCTGACGAAGACCAGGTTCTGATCGGTGGAGCGGACGGGGTCCCCAAAATCTATCGCCTGTTCCGCGAGAAGGCCCGTAAGATTGGTGACGACTTCAATAAAATCAAAGATTTCCCCGAGATGCCTGGTCGCATTTACGACGTGGCATTCACGTCTGACGCCGCCAAAGCGGTTGCCTGTAGCAGCCTGGACGGCGTGGGACACGTGCACGTGTTTAACGTTGCCGACGGCAAGAAAGTACTGGAACTGGAAGGCCCGCTACATGCGGTCTATTCGATTAGCATTTCCCCCGATAACAAACGAATTGCGGTTGTTGGGTTCGACGGAGAAGTGCTCCTGTACGACCTGGAAACAGGCAAGCAGTTGAAGCAGTTTCCCGCTGTGCCGATCACGACGCAAACGGCCTCGAATCAATAG
- a CDS encoding DUF1549 domain-containing protein — protein MNLKTILACLVLFGVATVGLAEDANNKIPPGKNIQRIVAFPEKVSLVGPFAYAQILITAELESGEQVDLTRSAQRTDNWDAVSITPYGLVTPSSDAVGELVFQVEGQELKIPVEVKDSHAAYEADFIRDVTPAMSKMGCNQGTCHGAKDGKNGFKLSLRGYDPTYDHRALVDDIAGRRFNRAVPDQSLMLLKTSGAVPHVGGQLTKPGERRYEILKNWIAGGVQLNLDSPKVEKIKIYPANPTVPLPGMSQQFAIYATLTDGKVIDVTADAFIESGDIEVATADQNGVLKLLRRGEAPVLARYDGAYDATTVTVMGDRTGFEWAQQPQHNYIDKLVDEKLQRVNVQSSGLCTDDQFVRRVYLDLTGLPPTADQSRAFLDDKRPSQEKRDALIDQLIGSGPYVEYWTNKWCDLLQVNQKYLGDPGVHALRNWIKDSIASNKPYDQMVYEILTASGSTIDHPASAYYKILRTPEDTMENTTQLFLAVRFNCNKCHDHPFERWTQNQYYNLSAFFAQIGRKEDKRFAGQRIGGSAVEGATPLVEVIYDTGSGEVKHLLTGKVTPPEFPYQSDLVVDDGTRREELAEWLTDPSNQYFASSYVNRMWGYLLGRGIIEPIDDIRAGNPPTNPMLLEALTQSFIDSGFNTRQIVREICKSRTYQQAIATNKWNEDDSINFSHAMPRRLPAEVLFDSIHQVTGSNYNLPQLPSGFRAAQLPGTDVNIPFLDDFGKPARESSCECERATGVMLGPVMKLVNGPVISNAIADKNNALAKLATEVTDDRALIDEVFLRFLGRHASDEEVKLGVELMNEPTPDLEVAQKALDEHRQNLMAKMPQWEASLGRIASWTPLSMLEGTSTAGVKFEKKEDESILATGPLTKDEYEVIYQIAAGPLTGLRLEAIPDDSLPSKGPGRSPNGNFVLSELKAQVRLADGNEGPEVSFHRAEATFSQDNWDVRGAVDGNVGSGWAVSPRFGEKHTALFEVDGDVTIPEGAKLVVRMNQQYQDSTHLLGRFRLSATSSERPVRLENNLPADIQQIIAKPADQRSEEEKQKLVSMYIAGDALLKDLEAKLNQAKSLDENRRLAGLQDLAWALINSPAFLFNR, from the coding sequence ATGAATCTCAAAACCATCCTCGCATGTCTCGTACTTTTCGGTGTTGCGACCGTAGGGCTGGCAGAAGATGCGAACAACAAAATTCCGCCTGGCAAGAACATCCAACGAATCGTCGCCTTTCCCGAAAAGGTTTCGCTCGTGGGACCTTTCGCCTACGCACAGATCTTGATTACGGCCGAGCTTGAGAGCGGCGAACAGGTCGATCTAACGCGCAGTGCCCAGCGTACCGACAACTGGGACGCCGTTAGCATCACGCCGTATGGCCTAGTCACCCCGAGCAGCGATGCCGTCGGCGAACTTGTTTTCCAGGTTGAGGGGCAAGAACTGAAAATCCCGGTTGAGGTAAAAGATTCCCACGCAGCCTACGAAGCCGACTTCATTCGCGACGTCACGCCAGCGATGAGCAAAATGGGCTGCAACCAGGGAACCTGCCACGGTGCGAAAGATGGCAAGAATGGCTTCAAACTGTCGCTTCGCGGCTACGATCCGACCTACGATCATCGAGCGCTGGTCGACGACATTGCCGGTCGCCGCTTCAATCGAGCAGTACCCGATCAAAGCTTGATGCTGCTCAAGACATCTGGCGCGGTTCCTCACGTCGGCGGCCAATTGACTAAGCCAGGCGAACGTCGATACGAGATCCTCAAGAATTGGATCGCTGGCGGCGTGCAGTTGAATCTCGATTCGCCCAAGGTCGAGAAGATCAAGATTTACCCTGCCAATCCTACCGTGCCATTGCCTGGTATGTCGCAGCAGTTTGCCATCTATGCCACGCTGACCGATGGGAAGGTTATCGACGTCACCGCCGACGCATTTATTGAAAGTGGTGACATCGAAGTCGCTACGGCCGATCAGAACGGGGTGCTAAAGCTTCTGCGCCGCGGTGAAGCCCCTGTGCTGGCCCGTTACGATGGCGCATACGATGCCACCACGGTCACCGTGATGGGCGATCGAACGGGCTTCGAGTGGGCCCAACAGCCGCAGCACAACTACATCGACAAGCTGGTCGATGAAAAGCTGCAGCGTGTGAACGTGCAGTCTTCTGGCCTATGTACCGACGACCAGTTCGTTCGCCGCGTTTATCTCGACCTGACAGGTCTTCCGCCGACCGCCGATCAGTCCCGGGCATTCCTGGACGACAAGCGTCCTTCCCAGGAAAAACGCGATGCGTTGATCGATCAGTTGATCGGCAGCGGACCTTACGTCGAATACTGGACCAACAAGTGGTGCGATCTGCTGCAGGTCAATCAAAAGTATCTTGGCGATCCTGGCGTGCATGCGCTACGAAACTGGATCAAGGATTCGATCGCGTCCAACAAACCATACGATCAGATGGTATACGAGATCTTGACCGCTTCCGGCTCGACGATCGATCACCCGGCCAGCGCCTACTATAAGATTTTGCGCACCCCTGAAGACACCATGGAAAACACCACGCAGTTGTTCCTGGCTGTTCGCTTCAACTGCAACAAATGCCACGACCATCCATTCGAACGTTGGACGCAGAATCAGTACTACAACCTTTCGGCTTTCTTCGCCCAGATCGGACGAAAAGAAGACAAGCGTTTTGCCGGACAGCGTATCGGCGGTTCAGCCGTGGAAGGAGCAACGCCGCTCGTGGAAGTGATCTACGACACTGGTAGCGGTGAAGTGAAGCACCTACTTACCGGCAAGGTGACTCCGCCGGAGTTCCCCTATCAGTCCGATCTGGTGGTCGATGACGGAACCCGTCGCGAAGAACTGGCCGAGTGGCTGACCGACCCATCCAACCAGTATTTCGCATCCAGCTACGTTAATCGCATGTGGGGATATTTACTGGGACGAGGCATCATTGAGCCCATCGACGACATCCGGGCAGGTAACCCGCCCACGAACCCCATGCTGCTGGAAGCACTAACGCAAAGCTTTATCGACAGTGGTTTTAACACGCGGCAAATCGTCCGCGAAATCTGCAAATCGCGAACCTATCAGCAAGCGATTGCCACCAACAAATGGAACGAAGACGACTCCATCAACTTCTCGCACGCAATGCCACGACGACTGCCGGCGGAAGTGCTGTTCGATTCGATCCACCAGGTTACCGGCAGCAACTACAACTTGCCGCAGCTTCCCAGCGGATTCCGCGCAGCTCAGTTGCCGGGTACCGACGTAAATATTCCATTCCTGGATGACTTCGGCAAACCGGCTCGCGAGAGCTCGTGCGAATGCGAACGAGCCACCGGCGTGATGCTTGGCCCGGTGATGAAACTGGTCAACGGCCCTGTGATCAGTAATGCCATTGCCGACAAGAACAACGCCTTGGCGAAGCTCGCGACGGAAGTCACCGACGATCGAGCGTTGATCGACGAGGTCTTCCTGCGTTTTCTCGGCCGGCATGCCAGCGATGAGGAAGTAAAGTTGGGCGTAGAACTCATGAACGAACCAACGCCTGACCTGGAAGTTGCCCAGAAAGCATTGGACGAACATCGCCAGAACTTGATGGCCAAAATGCCGCAGTGGGAGGCTTCGCTCGGACGCATCGCCAGTTGGACACCTCTTTCCATGCTTGAAGGAACCTCCACGGCTGGCGTGAAGTTCGAGAAGAAAGAGGACGAGTCAATCCTGGCAACCGGACCGCTTACCAAGGATGAATATGAAGTGATCTACCAGATCGCTGCCGGCCCTCTGACCGGACTGCGGCTGGAAGCTATTCCGGACGATTCCTTGCCCTCCAAGGGACCAGGCCGCTCCCCAAACGGCAACTTCGTACTAAGCGAATTGAAAGCCCAGGTTCGACTTGCCGATGGGAACGAAGGCCCCGAGGTCTCCTTCCATCGGGCGGAAGCGACGTTCTCTCAAGACAATTGGGATGTACGAGGTGCGGTCGACGGCAACGTTGGAAGCGGTTGGGCCGTCAGTCCCCGTTTTGGCGAAAAGCATACCGCATTGTTTGAAGTCGACGGAGACGTCACCATTCCCGAAGGTGCCAAGCTCGTCGTGCGGATGAACCAGCAGTATCAAGACAGTACGCATCTTTTAGGGCGATTTCGGCTGTCGGCAACTTCCAGCGAACGACCCGTTCGACTGGAAAACAACCTGCCGGCCGACATCCAGCAAATCATCGCCAAGCCAGCCGACCAGCGAAGTGAGGAAGAAAAACAGAAGCTGGTTTCGATGTATATTGCTGGGGATGCTTTGCTGAAGGACCTGGAAGCCAAGCTGAACCAGGCCAAATCGCTCGATGAAAATCGACGGCTGGCCGGCCTGCAAGACTTGGCCTGGGCACTGATCAACAGTCCCGCTTTTCTGTTTAATCGCTAA
- a CDS encoding acyl carrier protein, whose product MTAEPSGPSGDAPKSAEEIQDWIIDYLAKELDTNPNSIDPSATFDSFALDSATAIGMTGDMENWLGKRIDPTIVYDYPTIEEFSSYLAGEK is encoded by the coding sequence ATGACAGCCGAGCCATCCGGACCTTCCGGCGATGCGCCTAAGTCCGCGGAAGAAATCCAAGACTGGATTATCGATTATCTTGCCAAAGAGTTGGACACGAACCCCAACTCCATTGACCCTAGCGCCACCTTCGATTCCTTCGCCCTCGACTCGGCCACGGCCATCGGGATGACGGGCGATATGGAAAACTGGCTCGGGAAACGGATTGATCCGACGATCGTTTACGATTACCCGACGATCGAAGAGTTCTCCAGCTACCTGGCGGGCGAGAAGTAA
- the queC gene encoding 7-cyano-7-deazaguanine synthase QueC: MAKVVAVVSGGMDSATLLYHMLDAGHQCWAISVDYGQRHVKELDYARQLCEGVNVPHQIADLSAINPIFGNNSLSGREMEVPEGHYAEESMKQTVVPNRNMILLSVAIAWAASNKCAAVAYGAHSGDHAIYPDCRPEFADAMDVAARLCDWNPIELWRPFVHMDKGEIAKRGVQLGVPYEKTWTCYKGLEKHCGKCGACVERKEAFSAHNLIDPTNYSDST, encoded by the coding sequence ATGGCGAAGGTTGTGGCAGTCGTTTCTGGTGGTATGGATTCGGCAACGCTCCTCTATCACATGTTGGATGCCGGGCATCAGTGTTGGGCCATTTCGGTTGATTATGGTCAGCGGCACGTGAAAGAACTCGATTATGCCCGGCAGCTATGTGAAGGGGTGAACGTTCCACACCAGATAGCGGACCTTTCCGCAATCAACCCGATTTTCGGCAATAACAGCCTTTCGGGGCGCGAAATGGAAGTGCCGGAAGGGCACTATGCTGAAGAAAGCATGAAGCAGACCGTGGTTCCGAATCGGAACATGATTCTGCTTTCGGTCGCGATTGCCTGGGCGGCTAGTAATAAGTGTGCGGCAGTGGCCTATGGGGCCCACAGCGGCGATCATGCCATCTATCCTGATTGCCGTCCCGAGTTTGCCGACGCGATGGATGTAGCCGCTCGGCTTTGCGATTGGAACCCGATCGAATTGTGGCGTCCTTTTGTTCATATGGACAAGGGAGAGATCGCAAAACGTGGCGTGCAGCTGGGTGTTCCCTATGAAAAGACATGGACCTGCTACAAGGGGCTCGAGAAGCACTGCGGCAAGTGTGGTGCCTGCGTTGAACGAAAAGAGGCCTTTTCTGCGCACAATCTGATCGATCCAACTAATTACTCTGATTCGACTTAG